Proteins encoded by one window of Emticicia oligotrophica DSM 17448:
- a CDS encoding dihydrodipicolinate synthase family protein has protein sequence MKPSWIGVYPAVTTPFFQDESLDLDMFNFNIEKQIEAGVHGIIICGSLGENGTLTTDEKLTLLESAKKTIAGRVPLVICIAECITREAVAIAKTYEQAGADGFMLLPPMRYSADEREILHYLHRVADSTDLPVLAYNNPLAYKNFISIPMFHDLAANPHFEAMKESTGDIRYMTDIINEFGGRFKIMSGVDDLAYESLVMGADGWVAGLVDAFPRETVVIYELVKQGRYEEARAIYRWHFPLMHLDVSTKFIQNIKLAQVATGLGTEWVREPRLPLAGEERERILKIINDSLATRPVLPQI, from the coding sequence ATGAAACCATCTTGGATTGGCGTATATCCTGCCGTAACGACTCCTTTTTTTCAAGACGAAAGCCTTGATTTAGATATGTTTAACTTCAACATCGAAAAACAAATCGAGGCAGGAGTTCATGGAATTATTATTTGTGGCTCGTTGGGAGAAAACGGAACCCTTACAACTGATGAAAAACTAACCTTGCTTGAATCGGCAAAGAAAACTATTGCTGGACGAGTTCCATTGGTTATTTGTATTGCAGAGTGCATTACTCGTGAAGCAGTAGCTATCGCTAAAACCTACGAACAAGCTGGTGCAGATGGCTTTATGTTATTACCTCCGATGCGTTATTCGGCTGATGAACGTGAAATTCTTCATTATCTTCACCGTGTAGCCGATTCCACTGATTTGCCTGTATTGGCCTATAACAATCCATTGGCTTACAAAAATTTTATTTCGATACCAATGTTTCATGATTTAGCTGCGAATCCACATTTCGAGGCTATGAAAGAATCAACTGGTGATATTCGTTATATGACAGATATCATTAATGAATTTGGTGGTCGCTTCAAAATAATGTCAGGAGTTGATGATTTAGCTTATGAAAGCCTTGTCATGGGTGCCGATGGTTGGGTAGCAGGTTTGGTAGATGCTTTCCCAAGAGAAACCGTCGTAATTTATGAATTAGTAAAACAAGGACGCTACGAAGAAGCTCGTGCAATATATCGTTGGCACTTCCCTTTGATGCACTTAGATGTGTCAACTAAATTCATTCAAAATATTAAATTAGCCCAAGTTGCTACTGGACTTGGCACCGAATGGGTACGTGAACCACGCTTACCATTGGCAGGTGAAGAAAGAGAAAGAATCTTGAAAATCATCAACGATTCTTTAGCAACAAGACCAGTTTTACCACAAATCTAA
- a CDS encoding AraC family transcriptional regulator, whose product MKPLLFRIPKTETESFRVQVDDLPYFYDTLHFHPEWQITLILEGTGTQFVGDNVERFQPYDIYFLGSNLPHVFRNDSEYYSESLRAHSISVYFRGDLLGDNFFDIPETQHLRHLLTEASRGIRIRNYEANEVTNLVKSIENKQGFEKLMIFLQILNEIHLSANKEFLSSVSYQSPQKEVDNQRINAVFEFLMKNFEREVSLEEISEIANMTPNAFCKFFKLRTRKTFSDFLNDIRIGHACRMLQSNEKSVLEICFSSGFNNVSNFNRQFKKRMKMSPRTYLKQF is encoded by the coding sequence ATGAAACCACTATTATTCAGAATACCCAAAACCGAAACCGAATCATTTCGTGTGCAAGTTGATGATTTACCCTATTTCTATGATACACTGCATTTTCATCCTGAATGGCAAATTACGCTTATTCTTGAAGGTACTGGTACGCAGTTCGTGGGTGATAATGTTGAGCGTTTTCAACCTTATGATATTTATTTTTTAGGAAGCAATCTGCCTCATGTTTTTAGAAATGATTCTGAATATTATTCAGAAAGCCTAAGAGCACACTCTATTTCGGTTTATTTTAGAGGAGATTTATTAGGAGATAATTTCTTCGACATCCCCGAAACACAGCATTTGAGACACTTACTTACGGAAGCTTCAAGGGGAATCAGAATTAGGAATTATGAGGCAAATGAGGTGACTAATCTCGTAAAATCAATCGAAAATAAGCAAGGATTTGAAAAACTTATGATTTTCTTACAAATACTCAATGAGATTCATTTATCGGCGAACAAAGAATTTTTATCGAGTGTTTCTTATCAAAGTCCACAAAAAGAAGTTGATAATCAACGAATTAATGCAGTTTTTGAGTTTTTAATGAAAAATTTTGAGCGAGAAGTTTCTTTGGAAGAAATCTCTGAAATTGCCAACATGACACCCAATGCCTTTTGTAAATTCTTCAAACTGAGAACCCGAAAAACTTTCTCCGATTTCTTGAATGATATTCGCATTGGTCATGCTTGCCGAATGTTGCAAAGTAATGAAAAAAGTGTGTTGGAAATCTGTTTTTCAAGCGGTTTTAATAATGTCTCTAATTTTAACCGACAATTTAAAAAACGAATGAAAATGTCGCCAAGAACTTATTTAAAGCAGTTTTAG